The sequence AGTCATTACCATGGTAAACCAGCCAGTCTTCACTGCCATCGGGGGAACCGAAAAAGCCGTTATGGCCGGGGCCGAATACGGTATCGGTGCGCTCAAACACCGGTTCGGGATATTTTTTCCAGTGTTCGCGGTTAAGGGGGTCATCCCCTACCAGCTCCATTAAGCCGAGCTTATAGTCCGGGGTATTGCAGTAGCTGGCCGAGTAGGTCATAAAAGTGCGGCCATTGCGCTGCAAAATCTCAGCCCCTTCGGTGACCTTACGGCCACTGATTTCCCAGTCCAGTTCGGGGCGGGTGAGTATGGTATGGGGCGTGCCCGGCTTAAGGCTCCAGGGCGTATCCATTTCGGCGATAATATTCAGTTGTTCATCGCCCTGCCACTGAGAATAAATCAGGTATAAACGGTCATTAAGCTCCAGATAATTGCCATCGATGTTCCATACATCCGGCATCGGCGCACCCTTATATTCATAGGGCCCCATGGGGTCGTCGCCGGCACTTTCCAGTACATTCAGATGCTGATAATCCAGCGTGCCGTCCTGACCTGATGTGTACATCATATACCAGCGGTAACCGTTGGGGCCTTTGAGGCGATGAAATTCAAACGCCCAGAAATTACAGCAACGTTCAGGGTCGGTATCTGACCATACATTGACCGGTGTGGCATCGGCCAGCCCCGACAGGGTCGGAGACTTACGCATCACCAGTTCCGAGGTCCAGGTGGTGGTGGTCAGGTAATAATTACCGTCCCAGTATTCCAGCCAGGGATCGGCCCCGTTAGGAAACAGCGGATTGGTGAAGGTGCCTTTTTTCTGGCTCTGGTCTGGCTGTTCCGCCTGACTCTGCTCTGTTACTGACTGACTGGCGCAGCCGCCGAGATTCAGTATCAGTAACAGGCCAGCGGCCAGGGAAGAAGTGGATTTAACGGCGCTCATAATCAATTCTCTTTTGCATGGGTTGCAGGCGATTTTCATTTCAGCTGTCACTGCGAGTCAGAAAGCGATAAATAATCCGGGTACGGTATGTTTCACCGGGGTTGAGCCGGGTTGAAGGAAACATGGCCTGATTCGGCGAATCCGGGAAATGCTGTGGCTCAAGGCAAAAGCCGCTGCGGTGCTGATAGGTTGTGCCTTTACCGGTCAGGCTGCCATCCAGGAAATTACCGGAATAGAACTGCACGCCAGGCTCTTCGCTGGCCACCTCAAGCACCCGGCCACTGACGGGCTCTTCGACTCTGGCAGCGAGGCGCAGTTTGCCGTCGCCTTCGCGGTCCAGTACATAGTTGTGATCGTAGCCCTGACCCCTTTGCAATTGCTCATGGTCTTCGTTAATGCGCTCGCCCATTGGCGTCGGCTCGCGAAAATCGAAAGGGGTATTGCTGATGTCTGCTATCTCTCCGGTGGGTATCAACCCTTCGTCGACAGGTGTATAGGCGTCAGCAGGGATCATTAACTCATGGCCGAGAATATCGCCGCTGCCGGCCAGGTTAAAGTAACTGTGCTGGGTCATATTCACGATGGTGGGCTTGTCGGTTGTCGCTTCAAAGCGCATATCCAGCTCATCATTGTTGCTGAGCTCATACACCACTTTAACCTCGAGCCGCCCGGGGTAGCCCTGATCGCCGTCTTCGCTGACCAGAGCCAGTTCAACACCGGCGCTGCTGTCGGTTTTAAAGGGGGTCATCTGCCAGTTGCGCTTGTCAAAGCCCTGTACGCCGCCGTGCAGATGGTTTTCGCCGTCATTGGTATCAAGTTGATAAACCCTACCGTCAAGCTCAAAACGCCCTTTATTGATACGGTTGCCGTAACGGCCAATCAGGGCACCGAAATAGGGGTTAGACTGCACATACTCCTCTAAACTGTCGAGACCGAGCACGATATCGCCCATTTGCCCTTGTGCATCGGGAGTGAGCAGACGGGTAATGATGCCGCCGTAGCTGATTACGTCCATTTCGATACCATTGCTGTTTCGCAATGTCACCTGGGTGACCTTTTCACCGGATGATAAGGTGCCATAATCCTGACTGGAAAAAGAAGGCTGGGACGACATAGAGGTTTCCTTTTCTGCTTGTGGCTGAGACGCCGACTGGGATTGAGGGCCTTCACTACAGGCACTGAGGCCGAAGAGTAACGTAACGCAGGCCGCCAGAGTAGCAAACTGCCGGCTGAAACTGCCACCGGAACGATTAAAGCCACGGCGTGCACCGGAGCAGGTTGATAGATATAGGAGCATGACTTTACCTGTTGGCAACAAATTTTATACTTTTATATTACAAATAAGGGTGAATATGCAAGTTTTGTCGCAGATAATTTTAGCGGATCGCTCAGCGGCAGCTTTGACAAAGAATCTGCTATAGTCTTGAGCACCGTATCAGAGCAGAATTCTGCCGTTTTCCACCATGATACAGTCCATGCCTGCCGCCTCTGCGGCCTGACGACCAATTTCGGTATCTTCAAATACCACACAGTGCTGTGCGGGCACGCCGAGGTTATCGGCTACCTGTAAGAAGGTCTCGGGATGAGGCTTACCCTGACGGAC comes from Lacimicrobium alkaliphilum and encodes:
- a CDS encoding aldose epimerase family protein, producing the protein MLLYLSTCSGARRGFNRSGGSFSRQFATLAACVTLLFGLSACSEGPQSQSASQPQAEKETSMSSQPSFSSQDYGTLSSGEKVTQVTLRNSNGIEMDVISYGGIITRLLTPDAQGQMGDIVLGLDSLEEYVQSNPYFGALIGRYGNRINKGRFELDGRVYQLDTNDGENHLHGGVQGFDKRNWQMTPFKTDSSAGVELALVSEDGDQGYPGRLEVKVVYELSNNDELDMRFEATTDKPTIVNMTQHSYFNLAGSGDILGHELMIPADAYTPVDEGLIPTGEIADISNTPFDFREPTPMGERINEDHEQLQRGQGYDHNYVLDREGDGKLRLAARVEEPVSGRVLEVASEEPGVQFYSGNFLDGSLTGKGTTYQHRSGFCLEPQHFPDSPNQAMFPSTRLNPGETYRTRIIYRFLTRSDS